One genomic window of Acidovorax radicis includes the following:
- a CDS encoding phospholipid-binding protein MlaC, which produces MMNRRNLGRVALCTAAVVSLGLPFSAFAADEAPDALIKRLSIDVLNTVKSDKAIQAGDLSKVIALVDKTVMPNVNFRRMTAAAVGPGWRKATPEQQKRLQEEFKVLLVRTYAGALAQVNDQTIQVKPLRAAAEDKDVLVRTEIVGRGDPIQLDYRLEKTPGDGAGWKIYNLNVLGVWLVETYKGQFAQEINAANPAVNGYDKALDRLIETLAARNKTNATAKG; this is translated from the coding sequence ATGATGAATCGACGTAACTTGGGGCGTGTTGCCCTGTGCACCGCCGCTGTGGTGTCGCTCGGACTGCCGTTTTCGGCCTTTGCGGCCGATGAGGCCCCCGACGCGCTGATCAAGCGCCTGTCCATCGATGTGCTCAACACGGTCAAATCCGACAAAGCCATCCAGGCCGGTGATTTGTCCAAGGTGATTGCGCTGGTGGACAAGACCGTGATGCCCAACGTGAACTTCCGGCGGATGACGGCAGCCGCTGTGGGCCCGGGCTGGCGAAAGGCCACCCCTGAGCAGCAAAAGCGGCTGCAGGAAGAATTCAAGGTGTTGCTGGTGCGCACCTATGCAGGCGCGCTGGCGCAGGTCAATGATCAGACCATCCAGGTCAAACCCCTGCGTGCTGCCGCCGAAGACAAGGACGTGCTTGTGCGCACCGAGATCGTGGGTCGGGGCGATCCGATTCAGCTTGACTACCGCCTTGAAAAGACGCCGGGCGATGGTGCTGGCTGGAAGATCTACAACCTCAACGTGTTGGGTGTCTGGCTGGTGGAAACATACAAGGGGCAATTCGCGCAGGAGATCAACGCCGCCAATCCTGCCGTGAACGGCTATGACAAGGCCCTGGACCGGCTGATCGAAACGCTGGCGGCTCGTAATAAGACCAATGCGACGGCCAAGGGCTGA
- the hisD gene encoding histidinol dehydrogenase has protein sequence MTLVAAPARLSTAAATFEAEFAARLHWSADTDAAIEQRVADILADVQKRGDAAVLEYTARFDGLSAPNMAALELTQADFKAAFDAIPQAQRDALQAAAKRVRSYHEAQKKASGESWSYRDEDGTLLGQKVTPLDRVGIYVPGGKAAYPSSLLMNAIPAHVAGVQEIIMVVPTPVRGSVATGGTGEGTSTKGERNELVLAAAYVAGVTRAFTIGGAQAVAALAYGTASVPKVDKITGPGNAYVASAKKRVFGTVGIDMIAGPSEILVLADGSTPPDWVAMDLFSQAEHDELAQSILLCPDAAYLDAVQREIDRLLPTMPRAEIIAKSLTGRGALILTKDMEEACAISNRIAPEHLEVSSTDPHRWEPLLRHAGAIFLGAYTSESLGDYCAGPNHVLPTSGTARFSSPLGVYDFQKRSSLIEVSEAGAQVLGTIAAELAYGEGLQAHAQAAEMRLK, from the coding sequence ATGACTTTGGTAGCTGCTCCCGCCCGTCTGTCCACCGCTGCGGCCACTTTTGAGGCTGAATTTGCAGCCCGCCTGCATTGGTCTGCCGACACCGACGCGGCCATCGAGCAGCGCGTGGCCGATATCCTGGCGGATGTGCAAAAGCGCGGCGACGCCGCGGTGCTGGAGTACACCGCCCGCTTCGACGGCCTCAGTGCCCCCAACATGGCGGCGCTGGAGTTGACGCAAGCCGACTTCAAGGCCGCTTTCGACGCCATCCCGCAGGCCCAGCGCGACGCGCTGCAGGCCGCTGCCAAACGCGTGCGCAGCTACCACGAGGCGCAGAAGAAGGCCTCCGGCGAGAGCTGGAGCTACCGCGACGAAGACGGCACCTTGCTGGGCCAGAAGGTCACGCCGCTGGACCGCGTGGGCATCTACGTGCCAGGCGGCAAGGCCGCGTACCCGTCCAGCCTGCTGATGAACGCCATCCCTGCCCATGTGGCCGGTGTGCAGGAAATCATCATGGTTGTGCCCACGCCCGTGCGCGGCAGCGTGGCCACGGGCGGAACGGGCGAGGGCACCTCGACGAAGGGCGAGCGCAATGAGCTGGTGCTGGCAGCCGCCTATGTGGCGGGCGTCACCCGCGCCTTCACCATCGGCGGCGCGCAGGCCGTGGCCGCGCTGGCCTACGGCACGGCCAGTGTCCCCAAGGTCGACAAGATCACCGGCCCCGGCAACGCCTACGTGGCCAGCGCCAAGAAGCGCGTGTTTGGCACTGTGGGCATCGACATGATCGCGGGCCCGAGCGAGATCCTGGTGCTGGCCGACGGCAGCACGCCGCCCGACTGGGTGGCGATGGACCTCTTCAGCCAGGCCGAACACGACGAGCTGGCTCAGTCCATCCTGCTGTGCCCCGACGCCGCCTACCTCGACGCCGTGCAGCGCGAGATCGACCGCCTGCTGCCCACCATGCCGCGCGCCGAGATCATCGCCAAGAGCCTCACCGGCCGGGGCGCACTGATTCTGACGAAGGACATGGAAGAAGCCTGCGCGATCAGCAACCGCATCGCGCCCGAGCACTTGGAGGTCAGCAGCACCGACCCACACCGCTGGGAGCCGCTGCTGCGTCACGCGGGTGCGATCTTCCTCGGTGCCTACACCTCCGAAAGCCTGGGCGACTACTGCGCCGGCCCCAACCACGTGCTGCCCACCAGCGGCACGGCACGTTTCTCTTCGCCATTGGGTGTTTACGACTTCCAGAAGCGCAGCAGCCTTATCGAGGTGAGCGAGGCCGGTGCCCAGGTGCTGGGCACCATCGCCGCCGAGCTGGCCTATGGCGAGGGACTGCAGGCCCACGCGCAGGCGGCCGAGATGCGATTGAAGTAA
- the mlaD gene encoding outer membrane lipid asymmetry maintenance protein MlaD: MQRSKNDLWVGLFVLLGAAALVFLALQSANLLSLNFQSGYQIVARFDNIGGLKPKAAVRSAGVVVGRVESIAFDDKTFQARVTLSMEDRYQFPKDSSLKILTSGLLGEQYIGIEAGADEKNLAAGDVVTATQSAVVLENLIGQFLYSKAEDGGKPAGAGSNK; the protein is encoded by the coding sequence ATGCAACGTTCCAAAAATGATTTGTGGGTAGGGCTTTTTGTCTTGTTGGGGGCCGCTGCGCTTGTTTTTCTGGCGCTGCAGTCGGCCAATTTGCTGAGTCTTAACTTCCAGTCGGGTTATCAGATCGTGGCCCGCTTTGACAACATCGGGGGGCTCAAGCCCAAGGCTGCCGTGCGCAGCGCCGGGGTGGTCGTGGGGCGCGTGGAGTCGATTGCGTTCGACGACAAGACTTTCCAGGCCAGGGTCACGCTGTCCATGGAAGACCGCTATCAGTTTCCGAAAGACAGCTCTTTGAAGATTCTCACCAGCGGCCTTCTGGGCGAGCAGTACATCGGCATCGAAGCGGGTGCAGACGAGAAAAACCTCGCCGCTGGCGACGTGGTCACCGCGACCCAGTCGGCGGTGGTGCTCGAAAACCTCATTGGACAATTTCTTTACAGCAAAGCCGAAGACGGCGGGAAGCCTGCGGGGGCAGGGAGCAATAAATGA
- a CDS encoding VacJ family lipoprotein codes for MTNSNDTARAHRAGNAVLAQRWLAWGGLLLGAALLAGCATVAQPDPNDPLESYNRSMTNFNEQVDAMVLKPVATAYKEITPAPVRTGVSNFFANIGDAWSFVNNVLQLRGEAAASSFMRVNVNTIFGLGGVLDVASELGIDRYKQDFGLTLGRWGVGTGPYVVLPILGPSTLRDTLALPVDMKGNLVRYVDPVAARNSLYALRAVDVRANLLRAGSVLDSAALDKYSFTRDVYLQVRGSQVDAAQRGNGQIDVDSHDGVLPEEPAR; via the coding sequence ATGACGAACTCGAATGACACCGCCCGCGCCCATCGCGCGGGCAACGCCGTGTTGGCGCAACGCTGGTTGGCGTGGGGTGGCCTGCTTTTGGGCGCTGCGCTGCTGGCAGGATGCGCCACCGTCGCCCAGCCCGACCCGAACGATCCGCTGGAGTCCTACAACCGGAGCATGACGAACTTCAATGAGCAGGTGGATGCCATGGTTCTCAAGCCGGTGGCGACGGCTTACAAGGAGATCACGCCTGCCCCGGTGCGTACGGGCGTCAGCAACTTTTTTGCGAACATTGGAGACGCTTGGTCTTTTGTGAACAATGTGCTGCAGTTGCGGGGCGAAGCCGCCGCATCCAGCTTCATGCGCGTCAATGTCAACACGATCTTCGGCCTTGGTGGTGTGCTCGACGTTGCCAGTGAGCTCGGGATTGACCGCTACAAGCAGGACTTTGGCCTGACGCTGGGACGCTGGGGCGTGGGAACGGGCCCGTATGTGGTGCTGCCGATTCTGGGGCCCTCCACACTGCGCGACACGTTGGCATTGCCGGTGGACATGAAAGGCAATCTGGTGCGCTACGTAGACCCGGTTGCCGCGCGCAATTCGCTCTATGCCTTGCGGGCCGTGGATGTGCGAGCCAACCTGCTGCGGGCCGGCTCGGTGCTCGACAGTGCGGCGCTCGATAAATACAGCTTTACGCGCGATGTGTACCTGCAGGTGCGCGGCAGCCAGGTAGACGCAGCACAAAGAGGCAACGGCCAGATCGATGTGGACTCCCATGACGGCGTGTTGCCTGAAGAGCCTGCGCGCTGA
- the mlaE gene encoding lipid asymmetry maintenance ABC transporter permease subunit MlaE: MSWYKPSDAGFAVRQKLADIGMAARLFARLVRMGGAAFLRPALVREQIHFLGNYSLAIIAVSGLFVGFVLGLQGYYTLQRYGSSEALGLLVALSLVRELGPVITALLFAGRAGTSLTAEIGLMRAGEQLSAMEMMAVDPVQRILAPRFWAGVIAMPVLATVFSAVGVIGGWVVGVLMIGIDAGSFWSQMQGGVDVWSDLGNGVVKSVVFGFTVTFVALLQGYTAKPTPEGVSRATTRTVVMASLAVLALDFVLTTLMFSI, translated from the coding sequence GTGAGCTGGTACAAACCTTCCGATGCAGGGTTTGCCGTGCGCCAGAAGTTGGCTGACATCGGCATGGCTGCCCGCCTTTTCGCCCGGCTCGTGCGCATGGGTGGTGCCGCCTTCCTGCGGCCCGCGCTAGTGCGTGAGCAAATTCATTTTCTGGGCAACTACTCGCTGGCCATCATTGCGGTATCAGGCCTGTTTGTGGGCTTTGTGCTGGGGCTGCAGGGCTACTACACGCTGCAGCGCTACGGCTCGTCCGAGGCGCTGGGGCTGCTGGTGGCCTTGTCACTGGTGCGTGAGCTCGGGCCTGTGATCACTGCCCTGCTGTTTGCGGGCCGTGCGGGGACGTCGCTCACGGCAGAGATCGGGCTGATGCGCGCGGGCGAGCAATTGAGTGCGATGGAAATGATGGCGGTGGACCCGGTCCAGCGCATTCTGGCCCCCCGTTTCTGGGCCGGTGTCATCGCCATGCCTGTCCTGGCCACGGTGTTCAGTGCGGTGGGGGTGATTGGCGGCTGGGTGGTTGGCGTGCTCATGATCGGCATTGACGCGGGGAGCTTCTGGAGCCAGATGCAGGGCGGTGTGGATGTCTGGAGTGATCTGGGCAATGGCGTGGTCAAAAGTGTGGTTTTCGGATTCACGGTGACCTTTGTGGCGTTGCTGCAGGGGTATACGGCCAAACCCACGCCCGAAGGTGTGTCGCGCGCCACCACACGCACGGTGGTGATGGCCTCCCTGGCGGTGTTGGCGCTGGACTTTGTGCTCACCACCCTGATGTTCAGTATCTGA
- the hisG gene encoding ATP phosphoribosyltransferase: MITLALSKGRIFEETLPLLAAAGIEVLEDPEKSRKLILPTNQPNVRVVLVRATDVPTYVQYGGADIGVTGKDTLIEHGGQGLYQPLDLRIAKCRVSVAVRNDFDYERAVKQGSRLKVATKYTSIARDFFATKGVHVDMVKLYGSMELAPLIGLADAIVDLVSTGNTLKANHLVEVERIMDISSYLVVNQAALKLKQAPLRRIIDAFASAIPAEKN; encoded by the coding sequence ATGATCACCCTGGCGCTTTCCAAAGGCCGTATTTTTGAAGAAACGCTGCCGCTGCTGGCCGCAGCCGGTATCGAGGTGCTTGAAGACCCCGAGAAGTCGCGCAAGCTCATCCTGCCCACCAACCAACCCAACGTGCGCGTGGTGCTGGTGCGTGCCACCGACGTGCCCACCTATGTGCAGTACGGAGGTGCCGACATCGGCGTGACCGGCAAGGACACACTCATTGAGCACGGAGGCCAGGGCCTGTACCAGCCGCTGGACCTGCGCATTGCCAAGTGCCGCGTGAGCGTGGCCGTGCGCAACGACTTTGACTACGAGCGCGCCGTCAAGCAGGGCTCGCGCCTGAAGGTCGCCACCAAATACACCAGCATCGCCCGCGACTTCTTCGCGACCAAAGGCGTGCATGTGGACATGGTCAAGCTCTACGGCAGCATGGAACTGGCGCCGCTCATCGGGCTGGCCGATGCCATCGTCGATCTGGTCTCCACCGGCAACACGCTCAAGGCCAACCACCTGGTAGAGGTTGAACGCATCATGGACATCAGCTCCTACCTCGTGGTCAACCAGGCCGCGCTCAAGCTCAAGCAGGCGCCGCTGCGCCGCATCATCGATGCGTTTGCCTCGGCCATACCGGCCGAAAAGAACTGA
- the murA gene encoding UDP-N-acetylglucosamine 1-carboxyvinyltransferase has protein sequence MDKLLIRGGRALHGEVLVSGAKNAALPELCAALLTAEPVTLLNVPQLQDVSTMLKLIRNMGVAAERASDGTVRIDASGLNTPEAPYELVKTMRASVLALGPLLARFGEATVSLPGGCAIGSRPVDQHIKGMAAMGAEIVVEHGYMIAKLPQGWTRLKGARITTDMVTVTGTENLMMAATLAEGETVLENAAQEPEISDLAEMLIAMGAHIEGHGTSRIRIEGVERLHGCTHRVVADRIEAGTFLCAVAAAGGDVVLRHGRADHLDAVIDKLREAGVQVQAVEGGIRVQSAGGNTLKAQGFRTTEYPGFPTDMQAQFMALNCIAQGMATVAETIFENRFMHVNELVRLGAKIQVDGKVAVIEGVGSTTSRLSGATVMATDLRASASLVIAGLVADGETVVDRIYHLDRGYDCMEAKLRGIGADIERITA, from the coding sequence ATGGACAAACTCCTGATTCGCGGCGGGCGCGCTTTGCACGGCGAGGTGCTGGTGTCTGGCGCCAAGAACGCAGCCCTGCCGGAGTTGTGTGCTGCGTTGCTCACGGCAGAGCCCGTGACCTTGCTCAACGTGCCCCAGCTGCAGGATGTGAGCACCATGCTCAAGCTCATTCGCAACATGGGCGTGGCCGCAGAGCGCGCCAGCGACGGCACGGTGCGCATCGACGCGAGCGGCCTCAATACCCCCGAGGCCCCTTACGAACTCGTCAAGACCATGCGTGCGTCGGTGTTGGCCTTGGGCCCGCTGCTGGCCCGTTTTGGCGAAGCTACCGTGTCGCTGCCTGGCGGTTGCGCGATTGGCTCGCGCCCGGTGGATCAGCACATCAAGGGCATGGCTGCCATGGGGGCCGAGATCGTGGTCGAGCACGGCTACATGATTGCCAAATTGCCCCAGGGCTGGACGCGCCTCAAGGGCGCCCGCATCACCACCGACATGGTCACCGTCACAGGCACTGAAAACCTGATGATGGCCGCCACGCTGGCAGAGGGCGAGACGGTGCTCGAAAACGCGGCGCAGGAGCCTGAAATTTCGGACTTGGCCGAGATGCTGATCGCCATGGGCGCACACATCGAAGGCCATGGCACCAGCCGTATCCGCATCGAAGGCGTCGAGCGCCTGCATGGCTGCACCCATCGCGTGGTGGCCGATCGTATCGAGGCCGGCACCTTTTTGTGCGCCGTGGCTGCTGCAGGCGGTGACGTGGTGCTGCGCCACGGCCGGGCCGACCACCTGGACGCCGTGATCGACAAGTTGCGCGAGGCTGGTGTGCAGGTGCAGGCCGTCGAAGGCGGCATCCGCGTGCAAAGTGCGGGCGGCAACACCCTCAAGGCGCAAGGCTTTCGCACCACTGAATACCCAGGGTTTCCTACCGACATGCAGGCCCAATTCATGGCGCTGAACTGCATTGCGCAAGGCATGGCCACCGTCGCCGAAACGATTTTTGAAAACCGATTCATGCACGTCAATGAGCTAGTGCGCCTGGGTGCGAAGATCCAAGTCGATGGCAAGGTGGCCGTGATCGAAGGCGTGGGTTCCACCACCAGCCGTTTGTCGGGCGCCACCGTGATGGCCACCGACCTGCGCGCCTCGGCCAGCCTGGTTATCGCGGGCCTGGTGGCCGACGGCGAAACCGTGGTGGACCGCATCTACCATCTGGACCGCGGCTACGACTGCATGGAAGCCAAACTGCGCGGCATTGGCGCGGACATCGAACGGATCACCGCATGA
- a CDS encoding ABC transporter permease yields the protein MTGWKTLFYKEVLRFWKVGFQTVAAPVVTAVLYLLIFGHVLEGHVTVYDRISYTAFLVPGLVMMSVLQNAFANSSSSLIQSKIMGSLVFILLTPLSHWAWFVAYVGSSVVRGLMVGLGVFIITLAFARPEFAAPVWILVFALLGAALLATLGLIAGLWADKFDQMAAFQNFIIVPMTFLSGVFYSIQSLPPFWQAVSHLNPFFYMIDGFRYGFFGQSDTSPWLSLSIVGMAWLAVSFLAVHLLRTGYKIRN from the coding sequence ATGACCGGCTGGAAAACACTTTTCTACAAGGAAGTCCTGCGGTTTTGGAAAGTGGGCTTTCAGACCGTGGCGGCGCCGGTGGTCACTGCGGTGCTCTACCTGCTGATTTTTGGCCATGTGCTCGAAGGCCATGTGACGGTGTACGACCGCATCAGTTACACCGCTTTTCTGGTGCCGGGGCTGGTGATGATGAGCGTGTTGCAGAACGCGTTTGCCAACAGCTCATCGAGTCTCATTCAGAGCAAGATCATGGGCAGCCTGGTGTTCATTTTGCTCACTCCGTTGTCGCACTGGGCGTGGTTTGTGGCGTATGTGGGTTCTTCGGTGGTGCGTGGTCTGATGGTGGGGCTGGGCGTTTTCATCATCACGCTGGCTTTTGCGCGTCCTGAATTTGCCGCGCCCGTGTGGATTCTCGTTTTTGCGTTGCTGGGCGCTGCCTTGTTGGCCACGCTGGGTCTGATTGCCGGGCTGTGGGCAGACAAGTTTGACCAGATGGCGGCGTTTCAGAATTTCATCATCGTGCCCATGACCTTTCTGTCGGGTGTGTTCTATTCCATTCAGTCGCTGCCCCCGTTCTGGCAGGCTGTGAGCCATCTCAACCCGTTTTTCTACATGATTGACGGATTCCGCTATGGCTTTTTTGGCCAGAGCGACACTTCGCCCTGGCTGAGCCTGTCCATCGTCGGCATGGCGTGGCTGGCCGTGAGTTTTCTCGCCGTGCACCTGTTGCGCACGGGTTACAAGATCCGCAACTGA
- a CDS encoding ABC transporter ATP-binding protein codes for MPESSLLAELRNVTFSYGDRVVLRDLSLAIPRGKVTALMGASGGGKTTVLRLIGGQYKAQGGQVLFDGQDVGHMNGTQLYAARRRMGMLFQFGALFTDLNVFENVAFPLREHTDLSPALIRDVVLMKLHAVGLRGARDLMPSQISGGMARRVALARAIALDPELVMYDEPFAGLDPISLGTAAQLIRQLNNAMGLTSIVVSHDLEETFRLADHVIILGPGVVAAQGTPDEVRASRDPLVHQFVNALPTGPVPFHYPGPGLAEDFGPVGGRTQ; via the coding sequence ATGCCTGAGTCCTCTCTTCTCGCCGAACTGCGCAACGTCACGTTTTCTTACGGTGACCGCGTGGTCTTGCGTGACCTCAGCCTGGCGATTCCCCGCGGCAAGGTGACTGCGCTCATGGGCGCATCGGGTGGGGGTAAAACCACGGTGCTGCGCCTGATTGGCGGACAGTACAAGGCCCAGGGTGGCCAGGTGCTGTTTGACGGTCAGGATGTGGGGCACATGAATGGGACGCAACTGTATGCCGCCCGGCGGCGCATGGGCATGTTGTTCCAGTTTGGCGCGCTGTTTACCGATCTCAATGTGTTCGAGAACGTCGCGTTTCCGCTGCGAGAGCACACAGATCTGTCTCCCGCGTTGATCCGCGATGTGGTGCTGATGAAGCTGCATGCCGTGGGGCTTCGGGGGGCGCGAGACCTGATGCCGAGCCAGATATCCGGCGGCATGGCGCGTCGCGTCGCCCTGGCTCGTGCGATTGCGCTGGACCCGGAACTGGTCATGTACGACGAGCCATTTGCGGGCCTTGATCCCATTTCGCTGGGCACTGCGGCGCAGCTCATTCGCCAGCTCAACAATGCCATGGGGCTCACCAGCATCGTGGTGTCGCATGATCTGGAGGAAACCTTCCGGTTGGCAGACCACGTCATCATTCTGGGGCCAGGCGTTGTCGCGGCGCAAGGCACGCCCGACGAGGTGCGCGCCAGCCGCGACCCCCTGGTGCATCAGTTTGTGAATGCGCTACCCACCGGGCCCGTGCCTTTTCATTACCCTGGTCCGGGGCTGGCAGAGGATTTTGGACCGGTAGGAGGGCGTACACAGTGA
- a CDS encoding STAS domain-containing protein: MLVLPAELTHNQATASLGMLMHGLRANREPTVVVDARALTVFDSSALAVLLECRREALSEGKQFAVQGLPQALAAMATLYGVDVLLAPPPAAHA; this comes from the coding sequence ATGCTGGTACTGCCCGCCGAACTCACCCATAACCAGGCCACCGCAAGCCTGGGCATGCTCATGCACGGCCTGCGCGCAAACCGCGAGCCGACCGTGGTGGTCGATGCACGGGCGCTCACGGTGTTTGATTCCTCGGCGCTGGCGGTGCTGCTGGAGTGCCGGCGCGAAGCGCTGTCCGAAGGCAAACAATTTGCGGTGCAGGGTCTGCCGCAGGCACTGGCCGCCATGGCAACGCTTTATGGGGTGGACGTTCTGCTCGCCCCCCCCCCTGCGGCCCACGCCTGA
- a CDS encoding ABC transporter ATP-binding protein, whose translation MPAVSFQAISKTFATPKGPFKALNQVSLDIEEGEFFGLLGPNGAGKTTLISILSGLARATQGRVLVQGSDVQANFADARRKLGVVPQELVFDPFFNVREALRFQSGYFGVKNNDAWIDELLENLGLTDKANANMRQLSGGMKRRVLVAQALVHKPPIIVLDEPTAGVDVELRQTLWHFVARLNKQGHTVLLTTHYLEEAEALCGRIAMLKAGQIVALSRTSDLLKAASGSVLQFKTDAVLPPAQAALARVTGRIVQLPAHDAVDIENHLAALRVAGVEVHDMEIRRPDLEDVFLQVMAGTSESNLAHRGGAA comes from the coding sequence ATGCCCGCAGTCTCATTCCAAGCCATCTCCAAGACCTTTGCCACACCCAAAGGCCCCTTCAAGGCACTGAACCAGGTCAGCCTGGACATCGAAGAAGGCGAATTCTTCGGGCTTCTCGGTCCCAACGGGGCAGGCAAAACCACCCTCATCAGCATTTTGTCGGGCTTGGCGCGCGCTACGCAAGGACGGGTGCTGGTGCAGGGCAGTGACGTGCAGGCAAACTTTGCCGATGCGCGACGCAAGCTGGGCGTGGTGCCCCAGGAGTTGGTGTTCGATCCGTTTTTCAACGTGCGCGAGGCACTGCGTTTCCAGTCCGGTTACTTCGGTGTCAAGAACAACGATGCCTGGATCGACGAGTTGCTGGAGAACCTGGGCCTCACGGACAAGGCCAATGCCAACATGCGGCAGCTTTCCGGCGGCATGAAACGTCGGGTGCTGGTGGCCCAGGCCCTGGTGCACAAACCCCCCATCATCGTGCTCGACGAGCCCACGGCCGGTGTCGACGTGGAGCTGCGCCAGACTCTGTGGCACTTCGTTGCGCGCCTGAACAAGCAAGGCCACACGGTGCTGCTGACCACCCATTACCTCGAAGAGGCTGAAGCCCTGTGTGGCCGCATTGCCATGCTCAAGGCCGGGCAGATCGTGGCGCTCAGCCGCACGTCTGATTTGCTCAAGGCGGCGTCTGGCAGTGTGCTGCAGTTCAAGACCGACGCCGTGCTGCCCCCGGCGCAGGCTGCGCTGGCGCGGGTGACGGGCCGCATTGTGCAGTTGCCCGCACACGATGCCGTTGACATCGAAAACCACCTTGCTGCGCTGCGCGTGGCCGGGGTGGAGGTGCACGACATGGAAATCCGCCGCCCTGATCTGGAGGACGTGTTTCTGCAGGTGATGGCCGGTACGTCCGAATCCAACCTGGCCCATCGTGGGGGTGCAGCATGA
- a CDS encoding BolA family protein: MTAEDLKNLIAAGLVCDHITLEGDGRHWYATIVSPEFEGKRPIQRHQRVYATLGAKMHTDEVHALSMKTFTPAEWASQAP; encoded by the coding sequence ATGACCGCAGAAGACCTCAAGAACCTCATCGCCGCCGGGCTCGTATGCGACCACATCACGCTCGAGGGCGATGGGCGCCACTGGTATGCGACCATCGTGTCGCCCGAGTTTGAGGGCAAGCGCCCCATCCAGCGGCACCAGCGCGTGTATGCCACGCTGGGCGCCAAAATGCACACCGATGAAGTGCATGCCTTGTCGATGAAAACCTTCACGCCGGCTGAATGGGCATCGCAGGCGCCCTGA